Proteins encoded in a region of the Streptomyces sp. NBC_01298 genome:
- a CDS encoding GntR family transcriptional regulator, whose product MNGSGWTSTSMPYLTPRADGASDAWTAEAEAAGRRGAQRILHAGEADTPAEVALMLDLASGETVIARRRIIELDGQPTELTDTYYPADIAAGTPLAGTAKIRGGAVTLLAGLGYIGVRAVENVTARMPGPEEQEQLRLGPVEPVLQLARTTYDSAGRPIQADVMIMPAGRQQLRYEIDIEVA is encoded by the coding sequence GTGAACGGCAGCGGATGGACCAGCACGTCGATGCCTTACCTGACCCCGCGCGCCGACGGGGCCTCAGACGCCTGGACCGCCGAGGCCGAGGCCGCGGGCCGCCGCGGCGCGCAGCGCATCCTGCACGCCGGCGAGGCCGACACCCCGGCCGAGGTCGCCCTGATGCTCGACCTCGCGAGCGGGGAGACCGTCATCGCCCGCCGCCGGATCATCGAACTCGACGGCCAACCAACCGAATTGACCGACACCTACTACCCTGCCGACATCGCCGCGGGCACCCCTCTGGCCGGAACCGCGAAGATCCGAGGTGGTGCGGTGACCCTGCTGGCCGGGCTGGGATACATCGGCGTACGGGCGGTCGAGAACGTGACGGCCCGGATGCCGGGACCCGAGGAACAGGAGCAACTGCGCCTCGGGCCGGTCGAGCCGGTCCTCCAACTCGCCCGCACCACCTATGACTCCGCGGGCCGGCCGATCCAGGCCGACGTGATGATCATGCCTGCCGGACGCCAGCAACTGCGGTACGAGATCGACATCGAGGTCGCATGA
- a CDS encoding ADP-ribosylglycohydrolase family protein, translated as MELIACNPQVLLERARGALLGLAVGDALGAPAENMKPSEIRAKWGRIEGFVSDDPAGTDDTEYAIFSGLLLARHGSALTVAHVERAWHHWIADLDEGPFRGAGFSERGTLENLRRGLAAPISAQHRHAWSDGLAMRAAPFGVFAAGRPAEAARLVAIDGCVSHDGEGIYGGQAVAAGVAAAMAGGSAASVISAALSVIPSDSWTARSLRRAVTAAPRGERAVRSAVVIGGYPWTDLAPEAVGLAFGAFAACGGDFASSVLMAVNMGRDADTTAAVAGALAGAMSGAPAIPAAWSSVIGPVRGSCLPSMRGYHVLDIADLLTPETETPR; from the coding sequence ATGGAGCTGATTGCATGCAATCCGCAGGTCCTCCTCGAACGGGCCCGGGGCGCTCTTCTCGGACTCGCGGTGGGTGACGCGCTGGGCGCCCCCGCGGAGAACATGAAGCCGTCGGAGATCCGGGCGAAGTGGGGCCGGATCGAGGGCTTCGTCTCGGACGACCCGGCGGGCACGGACGACACCGAGTACGCGATCTTCTCGGGGCTGCTGCTGGCCCGCCACGGATCGGCGCTGACGGTCGCGCACGTGGAACGGGCGTGGCACCACTGGATCGCGGACCTGGACGAAGGCCCGTTCCGCGGCGCGGGCTTCTCGGAACGCGGCACCCTGGAGAACCTCCGCCGGGGCCTGGCGGCCCCCATCTCCGCCCAGCACCGGCACGCCTGGTCGGACGGTCTGGCCATGCGGGCGGCCCCCTTCGGCGTCTTCGCGGCGGGCCGGCCCGCCGAGGCCGCCCGGCTGGTCGCCATCGACGGCTGCGTCAGCCACGACGGCGAGGGCATCTACGGCGGCCAGGCCGTCGCGGCGGGGGTCGCGGCGGCGATGGCCGGGGGCTCGGCGGCCTCCGTCATCTCGGCGGCCCTCTCGGTCATCCCCTCGGACTCCTGGACGGCCCGCTCCCTGCGCCGGGCCGTGACGGCCGCTCCGCGCGGCGAGCGGGCGGTGCGTTCGGCGGTGGTCATCGGCGGCTACCCCTGGACGGACCTGGCCCCGGAGGCGGTCGGCCTCGCCTTCGGCGCGTTCGCCGCGTGCGGCGGCGACTTCGCCTCCTCCGTCCTCATGGCGGTCAACATGGGCCGCGACGCGGACACCACGGCCGCCGTCGCGGGCGCGCTCGCCGGCGCGATGTCCGGCGCCCCCGCCATCCCGGCCGCCTGGTCCTCGGTGATCGGCCCGGTCCGCGGCAGCTGCCTCCCCTCGATGCGCGGCTACCACGTCCTGGACATCGCGGACCTCCTCACCCCGGAAACCGAGACCCCCCGATGA
- a CDS encoding GntR family transcriptional regulator yields the protein MTLSPSEAAGPDPRPLHARIAADLRDEIMSGGLAPGSKLPSTARLKARFDASNATIQKAVQLLKDEGLALGRAGSAVTVRDTRQRTVRPAGSLTPAVDGAAYPWLAEASEPARAAHSTLLAVEEVPVVGDVAAALGLAVGSPAVCRHQLLSIDGEPAELVSSYYPPDLARGTALAEPRRIRGGTPTLLAELGFPPHRSVDRLSARVATQEQYTALRLPGDLPVLRTLRTVYGAETQPIEVTVMLKASHLYELQYEFTPEA from the coding sequence ATGACCCTGTCCCCTTCCGAAGCCGCAGGCCCCGACCCCCGGCCGCTCCACGCCCGCATCGCCGCCGATCTGCGGGACGAGATCATGAGCGGCGGCCTCGCGCCCGGATCGAAGCTGCCTTCGACCGCGCGGCTGAAAGCCCGGTTCGACGCCTCCAACGCCACGATCCAGAAGGCCGTCCAGCTCCTCAAGGACGAGGGACTGGCTCTGGGCCGTGCGGGCTCGGCCGTGACCGTACGGGACACCCGGCAACGGACCGTTCGCCCGGCCGGCTCCCTGACACCGGCTGTGGACGGGGCCGCCTACCCATGGCTCGCCGAAGCGTCGGAACCGGCCCGCGCGGCTCACAGCACCCTGCTGGCGGTGGAAGAGGTCCCGGTCGTCGGCGACGTCGCTGCCGCGCTCGGCCTCGCGGTGGGCAGCCCCGCCGTGTGCAGGCACCAACTCCTGAGCATCGACGGCGAACCCGCCGAGCTGGTGAGCTCGTACTACCCGCCCGACCTCGCACGCGGCACCGCCCTGGCGGAACCCCGCCGAATCCGTGGCGGCACTCCGACCCTCCTGGCCGAGCTCGGCTTCCCGCCCCACCGCAGCGTGGACCGGCTCTCCGCCCGCGTCGCGACCCAGGAGCAGTACACCGCCCTACGGCTGCCCGGCGACCTGCCCGTCCTGCGGACCCTCCGTACGGTGTACGGAGCGGAGACGCAGCCGATCGAGGTCACCGTGATGCTGAAGGCGAGCCACCTGTACGAGCTCCAGTACGAGTTCACGCCCGAAGCCTGA
- a CDS encoding VIT1/CCC1 transporter family protein — protein sequence MSIIDIEAPLHTAHRDNHTHRDVNGGWLRPAVFGAMDGLVSNLALMTGVAGGAVAPHVIVVTGLAGLAAGAFSMAAGEYTSVASQRELVLAELDIERQQLHKHPIDEMEELAELYVSRGVEPALAREVAMQLSRDPEQALEIHAREELGIDPDDLPSPMVAAVSSFGSFALGALVPLLPYLLGVSVLWPAVLAALVGLFLCGAVVSRVTARSWWYSGLRQLVLGGAAAGVTYILGTWIGGAVG from the coding sequence ATGTCCATCATCGATATCGAAGCACCGCTTCACACCGCCCACCGCGACAACCACACCCACCGTGACGTCAACGGCGGATGGCTGCGCCCGGCGGTCTTCGGTGCGATGGACGGGCTCGTCTCCAACCTCGCGCTCATGACCGGCGTGGCCGGCGGCGCCGTCGCCCCGCACGTCATCGTGGTCACCGGCCTGGCCGGCCTCGCCGCCGGAGCCTTCTCCATGGCGGCGGGGGAGTACACCTCGGTCGCCTCGCAGCGCGAGCTCGTGCTCGCCGAACTGGACATAGAGCGCCAGCAGTTGCACAAGCACCCCATCGATGAGATGGAGGAGCTGGCCGAGCTCTACGTCTCGCGCGGCGTCGAGCCGGCGCTGGCCCGCGAGGTGGCCATGCAGCTGTCCCGCGACCCGGAGCAGGCGCTGGAGATCCACGCCCGCGAGGAGCTCGGGATCGACCCGGACGACCTGCCGTCGCCGATGGTCGCGGCCGTGTCCTCCTTCGGATCGTTCGCGCTCGGCGCGCTCGTCCCGCTGCTGCCCTACCTGCTCGGCGTGAGCGTCCTGTGGCCCGCGGTGCTCGCGGCCCTGGTGGGGCTCTTCCTCTGCGGCGCGGTGGTCTCCCGGGTCACGGCCCGGTCCTGGTGGTACAGCGGGCTGCGCCAGCTCGTCCTGGGTGGCGCGGCCGCGGGTGTGACGTACATCCTGGGAACCTGGATCGGCGGAGCCGTAGGCTGA
- the gltB gene encoding glutamate synthase large subunit — protein sequence MDGRPAQQGMYDPRNEHDACGVGFVANLTGEASHTLVEQALTVLRNLEHRGATGSEPDSGDGAGILSQVPDAFLRDVAGFDLPEAGAYAVGIAFLPADGTAQAVAVEQIEAIAAEENLTVLGWREVPVTPDLLGNGARATMPAFSQLFVSNGTSGIELDRKAFVLRKRAEREAGVYFPSLSARTIVYKGMLTTGQLEPFFPDLSDRRFASAIALVHSRFSTNTFPSWPLAHPYRFVAHNGEINTVKGNRNWMRARESQLASGLFGEGALERIFPICTPDASDSASFDEVLELLHLGGRSLPHSVLMMIPEAWENHTSMSPARRAFYKYHSTQMEPWDGPACVTFTDGTQVGAVLDRNGLRPGRYWVTDDDFVVLSSEVGVLDIDPAKVVRKGRLQPGKMFLVDTAQKRIIEDDEIKDALAAEHPYAEWLETGEIELTDLPEREHVVHTHASVTRRQQTFGYTEEELRVILAPMARTAGEPLGSMGTDSPIAALSERPRLLFDYFTQLFAQVTNPPLDAIREELVTSLLSSLGPQGNLLEPTAASCRSVTLPFPVIDNDELAKLIHVNADGDMPGMKAATLSGLYRVSGGGAALAARIEEIRGEVDAAIANGAHLIVLSDRHSDAEHAPIPSLLLTSAVHHHLIATKQRTQVGLLIEAGDVREVHHVALLIGYGAAAVNPYLAMESVEDLLSAGTFLSGLEPEQAIKNLIYALGKGVLKVMSKMGISTVASYRGAQVFEAVGLNEEFVAAYFAGTATKIGGAGLDVIAKEVAARHTKAYPASGIAATHRALEIGGEYQWRREGEPHLFDPDTVFRLQHATRNRRYDIFKQYTDRVNEQSERLMTLRGLFGFKTDGPAARPSISIDEVESVADIVKRFSTGAMSYGSISKEAHETLAIAMNQLGAKSNTGEGGEDPDRLYDPARRSSIKQVASGRFGVTSEYLVNADDIQIKMAQGAKPGEGGQLPGHKVYPWVAKTRHSTPGVGLISPPPHHDIYSIEDLAQLIHDLKNANPVARIHVKLVSEVGVGTVAAGVSKAHADVVLISGHDGGTGASPLTSLKHAGGPWELGLAETQQTLLLNGLRDRIVVQTDGQLKTGRDVIIAALLGAEEFGFATAPLVVSGCVMMRVCHLDTCPVGIATQNPVLRDRFSGKPEFVVNFFEFIAEEVRELLAELGFRTIEEAVGHAELLDTSKAVTHWKAQGLDLEPLFYVPELPEGAVRHALIEQDHGLEKALDNELIRLAADALNADSAETAQPVRAQVAIRNINRTVGTMLGHEVTKRFGGAGLPDNTIDLTFTGSAGQSFGAFLPKGVTLRLEGDANDYVGKGLSGGRVVVRPDRGADHLAEYSTIAGNTIGYGATGGELFLRGRTGERFCVRNSGALVVSEGVGDHGCEYMTGGTAVVLGETGRNFAAGMSGGVAYVIDLDPANVNVGNTGALEALSDTDSQWLHDVVRRHEEETGSTVAAKLLADWTASAARFSKIIPTTYKAVLAAKDAAELAGLSESETTEKMMEAATNG from the coding sequence ATGGACGGTCGCCCCGCCCAGCAGGGCATGTACGACCCGCGCAACGAGCACGACGCCTGTGGCGTCGGCTTTGTGGCCAACCTCACCGGCGAGGCCAGCCACACGCTGGTCGAGCAGGCGCTGACCGTATTGCGGAACCTCGAGCACCGAGGCGCCACCGGATCCGAGCCCGACTCGGGCGACGGCGCCGGCATCCTCTCCCAGGTCCCGGACGCGTTCCTGCGCGACGTGGCCGGTTTCGACCTTCCCGAGGCCGGCGCGTACGCCGTCGGCATCGCCTTCCTCCCCGCCGACGGCACCGCACAGGCCGTCGCCGTGGAGCAGATCGAGGCCATCGCCGCCGAGGAGAACCTCACGGTTCTCGGCTGGCGCGAGGTTCCGGTCACCCCCGACCTGCTCGGCAACGGCGCCCGCGCCACCATGCCGGCCTTCTCGCAGCTCTTCGTGAGCAACGGGACGTCGGGCATCGAGCTGGACCGCAAGGCCTTCGTGCTGCGCAAGCGCGCCGAGCGCGAGGCCGGGGTCTACTTCCCGTCGCTCTCCGCCCGCACGATCGTCTACAAGGGCATGCTGACCACCGGCCAGCTGGAGCCGTTCTTCCCGGACCTCTCCGACCGCCGCTTCGCCTCCGCGATCGCCCTGGTCCACTCCCGGTTCTCGACGAACACCTTCCCGTCGTGGCCGCTGGCCCACCCGTACCGCTTCGTCGCGCACAACGGCGAGATCAACACGGTCAAGGGCAACCGGAACTGGATGCGGGCCCGCGAGTCCCAGCTGGCCTCCGGCCTCTTCGGCGAGGGCGCCCTGGAGCGGATCTTCCCGATCTGCACCCCGGACGCCTCCGACTCGGCCTCCTTCGACGAGGTCCTGGAGCTGCTCCACCTCGGCGGCCGTTCGCTGCCGCACAGCGTGCTGATGATGATCCCGGAGGCGTGGGAGAACCACACCTCCATGTCGCCGGCCCGCCGCGCGTTCTACAAGTACCACTCCACGCAGATGGAGCCGTGGGACGGCCCCGCCTGCGTCACCTTCACCGACGGCACCCAGGTCGGCGCGGTCCTCGACCGCAACGGTCTGCGCCCCGGCCGCTACTGGGTCACCGACGACGACTTCGTCGTGCTCTCCTCCGAGGTCGGCGTCCTGGACATCGACCCGGCCAAGGTCGTCCGCAAGGGCCGCCTGCAGCCCGGCAAGATGTTCCTCGTCGACACCGCCCAGAAGCGGATCATCGAAGACGACGAGATCAAGGACGCGCTGGCCGCCGAGCACCCGTACGCCGAATGGCTGGAGACGGGCGAGATCGAGCTGACGGACCTGCCCGAGCGTGAGCACGTCGTGCACACCCACGCCTCGGTCACCCGCCGCCAGCAGACCTTCGGCTACACCGAGGAAGAGCTCCGCGTCATCCTCGCGCCGATGGCCCGTACCGCCGGCGAGCCGCTCGGCTCCATGGGTACGGACTCCCCGATCGCGGCCCTGTCCGAGCGCCCCCGGCTGCTCTTCGACTACTTCACCCAGCTCTTCGCGCAGGTCACCAACCCGCCGCTGGACGCCATCCGCGAGGAGCTCGTCACCTCGCTGCTGTCCTCGCTCGGCCCGCAGGGCAACCTGCTGGAGCCGACCGCCGCGTCCTGCCGCAGCGTCACGCTGCCGTTCCCGGTGATCGACAACGACGAGCTGGCCAAGCTCATCCACGTCAACGCCGACGGCGACATGCCGGGCATGAAGGCCGCCACCCTCTCGGGCCTGTACCGGGTCTCGGGCGGCGGCGCGGCACTGGCCGCCCGCATCGAGGAGATCCGCGGCGAGGTCGACGCGGCCATCGCGAACGGCGCGCACCTGATCGTCCTCTCGGACCGTCACTCCGACGCCGAGCACGCGCCGATCCCGTCGCTGCTGCTCACCTCGGCCGTGCACCACCACCTCATCGCCACCAAGCAGCGCACCCAGGTGGGTCTGCTGATCGAGGCCGGCGACGTCCGCGAGGTCCACCACGTCGCGCTGCTCATCGGCTACGGCGCGGCCGCGGTCAACCCGTACCTCGCCATGGAGTCCGTCGAGGACCTCCTGAGCGCCGGTACCTTCCTGTCCGGCCTGGAGCCGGAGCAGGCCATCAAGAACCTGATCTACGCGCTCGGCAAGGGCGTCCTGAAGGTCATGTCCAAGATGGGCATCTCCACCGTCGCCTCCTACCGCGGCGCGCAGGTCTTCGAGGCCGTCGGCCTGAACGAGGAGTTCGTCGCGGCCTACTTCGCGGGCACCGCCACGAAGATCGGCGGCGCCGGCCTGGACGTCATCGCCAAGGAGGTGGCCGCGCGCCACACCAAGGCGTACCCGGCCTCCGGCATCGCGGCCACGCACCGCGCGCTGGAGATCGGCGGCGAGTACCAGTGGCGCCGCGAGGGCGAGCCGCACCTGTTCGACCCGGACACGGTCTTCCGCCTGCAGCACGCCACGCGCAACCGCCGGTACGACATCTTCAAGCAGTACACGGACCGGGTGAACGAGCAGTCCGAGCGCCTCATGACGCTCCGCGGGCTCTTCGGCTTCAAGACCGATGGTCCGGCGGCACGTCCGTCGATCTCCATCGACGAGGTCGAGTCGGTCGCCGACATCGTCAAGCGCTTCTCCACCGGCGCCATGTCGTACGGCTCCATCTCCAAGGAGGCGCACGAGACCCTCGCCATCGCCATGAACCAGTTGGGCGCCAAGTCCAACACCGGTGAGGGCGGCGAGGACCCGGACCGCCTGTACGACCCGGCGCGCCGCTCCTCCATCAAGCAGGTCGCCTCCGGCCGCTTCGGTGTCACGAGCGAGTACCTGGTCAACGCGGACGACATCCAGATCAAGATGGCGCAGGGTGCCAAGCCCGGCGAGGGCGGCCAGCTGCCCGGCCACAAGGTCTACCCGTGGGTCGCCAAGACCCGGCACTCCACCCCGGGTGTCGGCCTGATCTCCCCGCCGCCGCACCACGACATCTACTCCATCGAGGACCTGGCTCAGCTGATCCACGACCTCAAGAACGCCAACCCGGTCGCCCGCATCCACGTGAAGCTGGTCTCCGAGGTCGGCGTGGGTACGGTCGCGGCCGGTGTCTCCAAGGCCCACGCGGACGTCGTCCTCATCTCCGGCCACGACGGCGGTACGGGCGCCTCCCCGCTCACCTCGCTGAAGCACGCGGGCGGTCCCTGGGAGCTCGGCCTCGCCGAGACCCAGCAGACCCTGCTGCTCAACGGGCTGCGCGACCGCATCGTGGTCCAGACGGACGGCCAGCTCAAGACCGGCCGCGACGTCATCATCGCCGCGCTGCTCGGCGCCGAGGAGTTCGGTTTCGCGACCGCGCCGCTCGTCGTCTCCGGCTGCGTCATGATGCGCGTCTGCCACCTGGACACCTGCCCGGTCGGCATCGCCACCCAGAACCCGGTCCTGCGCGACCGCTTCTCCGGCAAGCCCGAGTTCGTCGTCAACTTCTTCGAGTTCATCGCGGAGGAGGTGCGCGAGCTCCTCGCCGAGCTGGGCTTCCGCACCATCGAGGAGGCCGTCGGCCACGCCGAGCTCCTCGACACCAGCAAGGCCGTCACGCACTGGAAGGCGCAGGGTCTCGACCTGGAGCCGCTCTTCTACGTGCCGGAGCTGCCCGAGGGCGCGGTCCGCCACGCCCTGATCGAGCAGGACCACGGTCTGGAGAAGGCGCTCGACAACGAGCTCATCCGCCTCGCCGCGGACGCGCTGAACGCCGACTCGGCCGAGACCGCGCAGCCGGTCCGCGCCCAGGTCGCGATCCGCAACATCAACCGCACGGTCGGCACCATGCTCGGCCACGAGGTCACGAAGAGGTTCGGTGGCGCGGGCCTGCCCGACAACACCATCGACCTGACCTTCACCGGCTCCGCCGGCCAGTCCTTCGGCGCCTTCCTCCCCAAGGGCGTGACCCTGCGCCTGGAGGGCGACGCCAACGACTACGTCGGCAAGGGCCTCTCCGGCGGCCGTGTCGTGGTCCGTCCGGACCGCGGCGCCGACCACCTGGCCGAGTACTCGACCATCGCGGGCAACACGATCGGCTACGGCGCCACCGGCGGCGAGCTGTTCCTGCGCGGCCGCACCGGCGAGCGCTTCTGCGTCCGCAACTCCGGCGCCCTGGTCGTCTCGGAAGGCGTGGGCGACCACGGCTGCGAGTACATGACCGGCGGCACCGCGGTCGTCCTCGGTGAGACGGGCCGCAACTTCGCGGCGGGCATGTCGGGCGGCGTCGCGTACGTCATCGACCTGGACCCGGCCAACGTCAACGTCGGCAACACGGGCGCGCTCGAAGCCCTCTCCGACACCGACTCCCAGTGGCTGCACGATGTGGTGCGCCGCCACGAGGAGGAGACCGGCTCGACCGTGGCCGCGAAGCTCCTGGCTGACTGGACCGCCTCGGCGGCCCGCTTCAGCAAGATCATCCCGACCACGTACAAGGCAGTGCTCGCCGCCAAGGACGCCGCTGAGCTCGCCGGACTCTCCGAGTCCGAGACCACGGAGAAGATGATGGAGGCGGCGACCAATGGCTGA
- a CDS encoding glutamate synthase subunit beta — protein sequence MADPKGFLTTPRETACTRPVAERLKDWNEVYVPGSLLPIISKQAGRCMDCGIPFCHNGCPLGNLIPEWNDFAYREDWTAASERLHATNNFPEFTGRLCPAPCESACVLGINQPAVTIKNVEVSIIDKAWDNGDVTPQAPERLSGKTAAVIGSGPAGLAAAQQLTRAGHTVVVYERADRIGGLLRYGIPEFKMEKVHINRRIEQMRAEGTKFRTGVEVGRDITATDLRKRFDAVVIAAGATISRDLPVPGRDLNGIHFAMEYLPLANKVQEGDFMAPPITAEGKHVVVIGGGDTGADCVGTAHRQGAASVTQLEIMPRPSEDRPTGQPWPTFPMLYKVTSAHEEGGERIYSVSTTHFEGDEDGNVKALHLVEVAFEDGKLVQKPGTERVLPAQLVTLAMGFTGTDQENGLTAQFGLAMDARGNIERDASYATNVDGVFVAGDAGRGQSLIVWAIAEGRSAARGVDRFLTGTSALPYPVKPTDRSITV from the coding sequence ATGGCTGACCCGAAGGGCTTCCTCACCACCCCCCGCGAGACCGCCTGCACCCGTCCTGTGGCCGAGCGCCTCAAGGACTGGAACGAGGTCTACGTTCCGGGCTCGCTGCTGCCGATCATCAGCAAGCAGGCCGGCCGCTGCATGGACTGCGGCATTCCGTTCTGCCACAACGGCTGCCCGCTCGGGAACCTGATCCCCGAGTGGAACGACTTCGCGTACCGCGAGGACTGGACCGCGGCCTCGGAGCGCCTGCACGCGACGAACAACTTCCCGGAGTTCACCGGGCGGCTGTGCCCGGCTCCCTGCGAGTCGGCGTGCGTGCTCGGCATCAACCAGCCGGCCGTCACCATCAAGAACGTCGAAGTCTCGATCATCGACAAGGCGTGGGACAACGGCGACGTCACCCCCCAGGCGCCCGAGCGCCTGTCGGGCAAGACCGCCGCGGTCATCGGCTCCGGCCCGGCGGGTCTCGCCGCGGCCCAGCAGCTGACCCGGGCCGGCCACACCGTGGTGGTGTACGAGCGCGCCGACCGCATCGGCGGGCTGCTGCGCTACGGCATCCCCGAGTTCAAGATGGAGAAGGTGCACATCAACCGCCGCATCGAGCAGATGCGCGCGGAGGGCACCAAGTTCCGTACCGGCGTCGAGGTCGGCCGCGACATCACCGCCACCGACCTGCGCAAGCGGTTCGACGCGGTCGTCATCGCGGCGGGCGCGACGATCTCCCGCGACCTCCCGGTCCCGGGCCGCGACCTGAACGGCATCCACTTCGCGATGGAGTACCTCCCCCTCGCGAACAAGGTGCAGGAGGGCGACTTCATGGCGCCCCCCATCACGGCCGAGGGCAAGCACGTGGTCGTCATCGGCGGCGGCGACACCGGCGCGGACTGCGTGGGCACCGCCCACCGCCAGGGCGCGGCCTCGGTCACGCAGCTGGAGATCATGCCGCGTCCCTCCGAGGACCGGCCGACCGGCCAGCCCTGGCCGACCTTCCCCATGCTGTACAAGGTCACCTCTGCTCACGAGGAGGGCGGCGAGCGGATCTACTCCGTCTCCACCACCCACTTCGAGGGCGACGAGGACGGCAACGTCAAGGCCCTCCACCTCGTCGAGGTCGCCTTCGAGGACGGCAAGCTCGTCCAGAAGCCCGGCACCGAGCGCGTCCTCCCCGCGCAGCTGGTCACCCTGGCGATGGGCTTCACCGGCACCGACCAGGAGAACGGCCTCACGGCGCAGTTCGGCCTGGCGATGGACGCCCGCGGCAACATCGAGCGCGACGCCTCCTACGCGACCAACGTCGACGGCGTCTTCGTCGCCGGCGACGCCGGCCGCGGCCAGTCGCTCATCGTCTGGGCCATCGCGGAAGGCCGCTCGGCCGCCCGCGGCGTGGACCGCTTCCTGACCGGCACCAGCGCCCTCCCGTACCCGGTCAAGCCGACGGACCGCTCGATCACCGTCTGA